The following proteins are encoded in a genomic region of Enterocloster clostridioformis:
- a CDS encoding Cof-type HAD-IIB family hydrolase encodes MIRLVAIDMDGTLLRPDGHISERNVRALKGLKAMGAEFLICTGRSYIDALEPLQEAGLRAPVVCMNGAAVYDWDGRLMDEIRLSERQVGGILDCCQKEDIIFDFMTDRGSYTTAGEAQFRACFERNVLLPMAEFTYEGVRDRFSFVEEERLFELGLAFYKISVIHESQEVLGRIKERLSGIAELAVASSFATNLELTHSYAQKGRALAFYAASRGVRPEEIMAIGDSENDYSMLSMDIKYTVAMGNAMESIKRTAKCQTRSNIQDGVAYAIETLVLTREARAY; translated from the coding sequence GGACTTAAGGCTATGGGAGCCGAGTTTTTGATTTGTACGGGACGCAGCTATATAGACGCATTGGAGCCCCTGCAGGAGGCCGGACTCAGGGCGCCTGTGGTGTGCATGAACGGAGCCGCTGTGTATGATTGGGACGGCAGGCTCATGGACGAGATACGGCTTTCTGAGAGACAGGTAGGGGGAATCCTGGACTGCTGCCAAAAGGAGGACATTATCTTTGATTTCATGACGGACAGAGGCAGCTATACCACAGCCGGGGAGGCACAGTTTAGGGCATGTTTTGAACGGAATGTGCTGCTTCCCATGGCGGAGTTTACCTATGAGGGAGTGAGAGACCGGTTCTCCTTTGTGGAGGAAGAACGGCTCTTTGAGCTGGGTCTGGCATTTTATAAAATATCGGTCATCCATGAATCGCAGGAGGTTCTGGGCAGAATTAAGGAGCGCCTGTCCGGTATAGCGGAACTGGCGGTTGCGTCCTCCTTTGCCACCAACCTGGAGCTGACCCACAGCTATGCCCAAAAGGGCCGGGCTCTGGCTTTTTACGCAGCCTCCAGGGGCGTGAGACCGGAAGAAATCATGGCCATAGGAGACAGCGAGAATGACTATTCCATGTTGTCCATGGATATAAAATATACAGTTGCCATGGGAAATGCCATGGAGAGTATTAAACGCACCGCCAAATGCCAGACCCGTTCCAATATACAGGACGGTGTGGCATATGCCATAGAGACCCTGGTCCTTACCAGGGAGGCCAGGGCATATTAA
- a CDS encoding ClbS/DfsB family four-helix bundle protein, with product MGRPTAKTDLLTAATANYEKLNTLVSELTEKELSTSFDFSGDEKKKEAHWKRDKNLRDIFIHLYEWHQLLLNWVYSNQNGDNKPFIPEPYNWKTYGDMNVEFWKKHQSTSLEDAKIMFQQSHNEVMKLAETFSNEELFSKGVYKWVGGSTLGSYFVSATASHYDWAMKKLKAHRKNCAKM from the coding sequence ATGGGCAGACCAACAGCAAAAACAGATTTACTAACAGCCGCTACCGCTAATTATGAAAAGTTAAATACTCTTGTTTCTGAGCTGACAGAAAAAGAATTATCAACTTCGTTTGATTTTTCAGGTGATGAAAAAAAGAAAGAAGCTCATTGGAAAAGAGATAAAAATCTTCGTGATATTTTCATTCATCTCTATGAATGGCATCAGCTTTTGTTAAACTGGGTATATTCCAATCAGAATGGCGATAATAAACCGTTTATTCCAGAGCCTTATAATTGGAAAACCTATGGAGATATGAATGTGGAGTTTTGGAAAAAACACCAGTCCACATCGTTAGAGGATGCAAAAATTATGTTCCAGCAATCCCATAACGAAGTAATGAAGCTGGCGGAAACCTTTTCAAATGAGGAATTATTTTCTAAAGGCGTTTATAAATGGGTAGGCGGAAGTACGCTTGGTTCTTATTTTGTCAGCGCTACTGCAAGTCATTATGATTGGGCAATGAAAAAATTGAAAGCACATAGGAAAAACTGCGCCAAAATGTAG
- a CDS encoding helix-turn-helix transcriptional regulator, whose protein sequence is MQESRLFKIVYYLLDKGQATAPELAEKFEVSVRTIYRDIDALSGAGIPVYAEAGRNGGIHLMNDFVLDKGVLSEEEKQEILTALQSINSMNNIDNNQTLQKLSAIFNMSSENWLEVDFSRWGNHGTDNGKFELLKSAVIHRKCVKITYANSSGIINERIVQPLKMSYKSMSWYLKAYCMEKQDYRIFKLTRMIDLEMLTDGFCKSSFPELDESLGQAYNTIVLRFQKNMSYRVYDEFDKTQVSKKENGDLIVSAPMPEDEWLIGFLLSFGTQVDIIEPAYLKDIVAEQAKKIYEKYKS, encoded by the coding sequence ATGCAGGAAAGCAGATTATTTAAGATTGTGTATTATTTACTCGATAAAGGACAGGCTACCGCTCCAGAATTAGCAGAAAAATTTGAAGTATCTGTAAGGACAATTTACAGAGATATTGACGCTTTAAGCGGCGCGGGCATTCCCGTTTATGCAGAAGCAGGGCGAAACGGCGGCATTCATTTAATGAATGATTTTGTTTTAGATAAAGGGGTGCTGTCTGAAGAAGAAAAGCAGGAAATTCTAACAGCCCTGCAAAGTATCAATTCTATGAACAATATCGACAACAATCAGACATTGCAAAAACTTTCTGCAATATTTAATATGAGTTCGGAAAACTGGCTTGAAGTGGATTTTTCCAGATGGGGCAATCATGGAACGGACAATGGGAAATTTGAATTGCTAAAATCAGCGGTAATTCATCGAAAGTGCGTAAAAATAACCTATGCAAATTCCAGCGGAATAATTAACGAAAGAATTGTCCAGCCGTTAAAAATGTCATATAAGTCTATGTCATGGTACTTAAAAGCATATTGTATGGAAAAACAGGATTATCGTATTTTTAAGCTGACCCGTATGATAGATTTAGAAATGCTCACGGACGGTTTTTGCAAAAGCTCTTTTCCAGAATTAGATGAATCATTAGGGCAAGCCTACAATACAATCGTACTGCGTTTCCAGAAAAATATGTCATACCGTGTTTATGATGAATTTGATAAAACCCAAGTAAGTAAAAAAGAAAATGGGGATTTAATCGTATCCGCCCCAATGCCAGAAGATGAATGGCTAATCGGGTTTTTATTGTCATTTGGAACACAAGTAGATATTATAGAGCCTGCATATCTGAAAGACATTGTGGCAGAGCAGGCAAAGAAAATTTATGAGAAATATAAATCTTGA
- the thiW gene encoding energy coupling factor transporter S component ThiW, with protein sequence MKVNIKKLAVSAMLTAVAVSLSGFSIPIGASKCFPIQHLANVLAGVFLGPWYGVGMAFCTSFIRNLMGTGSLLAFPGSMVGAFLGGYLYQRFGRLTLAYFGEVFGTGILGGMLCYPVATLVMGKEAAIFAYVIPFLMSTMCGTVIAAFLIGVLYKSGAFQYMRRMLDLDVQTGKAMGR encoded by the coding sequence ATGAAAGTAAACATTAAGAAACTGGCGGTAAGCGCCATGCTGACAGCGGTGGCCGTGTCTTTATCCGGCTTTTCCATCCCCATAGGGGCATCCAAATGTTTTCCGATTCAGCACCTTGCCAATGTATTGGCCGGCGTATTTCTTGGGCCGTGGTATGGCGTGGGGATGGCGTTCTGCACATCGTTTATCAGGAATCTGATGGGGACGGGCAGTCTGCTGGCATTTCCGGGAAGTATGGTGGGAGCATTTTTAGGAGGGTATCTGTACCAGCGTTTCGGCAGGCTGACACTGGCCTACTTTGGGGAAGTGTTTGGCACCGGCATACTGGGCGGAATGCTCTGCTATCCGGTGGCCACACTGGTTATGGGGAAGGAAGCGGCCATTTTTGCCTATGTAATCCCATTCCTTATGAGCACCATGTGCGGCACGGTCATTGCCGCGTTCCTGATTGGGGTGCTGTATAAGTCCGGCGCGTTTCAGTATATGAGGCGGATGCTGGATCTGGATGTACAGACCGGCAAAGCCATGGGAAGATAA
- the thiM gene encoding hydroxyethylthiazole kinase, whose amino-acid sequence MTRRQWMKDLRERSPRVHCITNYVTAGDVANMVLAAGGSPVMAQGLHEVEDVTSICSSLVLNLGTLEEKTIPAMEAAGRKAAVLGLPVILDPVGVTASRFRRQTAIDMIRKAAPSVIRGNEAEIRALNQELRGHEAGNTCGVDSGTFGTIESRLETACSLRDLTGAVVVMTGEEDVVAGKERRFIVRNGHPWMARITGSGCMLDGLMGAFCGLYGELGPDGPLEEAVVMALSAHGLCGELAAGETAGRGGGTGTFRMYLMDKMSLLDDETLERGKKIEIR is encoded by the coding sequence ATGACGCGGAGACAATGGATGAAGGACTTAAGGGAGCGCTCTCCCAGGGTCCACTGTATAACCAATTATGTTACGGCAGGGGATGTGGCCAATATGGTGCTGGCCGCAGGCGGTTCCCCTGTTATGGCCCAGGGGCTGCATGAGGTGGAGGACGTTACCTCCATCTGCAGCAGTCTTGTCCTTAATCTGGGAACCCTGGAAGAAAAAACCATACCGGCCATGGAGGCAGCGGGAAGAAAAGCTGCCGTTCTGGGCCTTCCCGTTATCCTGGACCCGGTAGGAGTCACTGCATCACGGTTTCGCAGACAGACAGCCATTGATATGATCCGGAAGGCCGCTCCTTCTGTCATCCGGGGAAATGAGGCGGAAATCCGGGCCCTGAACCAGGAACTGAGGGGACATGAGGCGGGAAATACCTGCGGCGTGGATTCGGGAACCTTTGGTACGATTGAGAGCCGCCTGGAAACCGCCTGTTCCCTGAGGGACCTTACAGGCGCGGTTGTGGTCATGACCGGGGAAGAGGATGTGGTGGCCGGAAAAGAAAGAAGGTTCATTGTCAGAAACGGCCATCCCTGGATGGCCAGAATTACAGGCAGCGGCTGTATGCTGGACGGGCTTATGGGAGCGTTCTGCGGTCTGTATGGGGAACTGGGACCGGACGGCCCTCTGGAAGAAGCTGTGGTCATGGCCCTCAGCGCGCACGGGCTCTGCGGAGAATTGGCGGCCGGAGAGACTGCGGGGAGGGGAGGCGGGACAGGTACATTCCGCATGTATCTGATGGACAAAATGAGCCTTCTGGATGACGAGACACTGGAGAGAGGTAAGAAAATTGAGATTCGATAG
- the thiE gene encoding thiamine phosphate synthase has translation MRFDRKQLLIYAVTDKAWTGKLSLEEQVEEALKGGATMVQLREKELDKGNFEEVLRTACAIRKITEKYNVPLIIDDNLELALACHADGLHVGQDDMEASEARRLLGPDRILGVTAKTVDQARAAQAAGADYLGSGAIFGTSTKADARPMTMETLNAICDSVDIPVVAIGGICLDNIGRLAGSHAAGAAIVSGIFGAPNIRETTEKLAEAMTEIAGMPRRDLRAGSV, from the coding sequence TTGAGATTCGATAGAAAACAGCTTTTGATTTATGCAGTAACCGATAAGGCATGGACCGGGAAGCTTTCTCTGGAGGAGCAGGTGGAGGAGGCGTTAAAAGGCGGCGCAACCATGGTTCAGCTCAGGGAAAAGGAACTGGACAAAGGGAATTTTGAGGAAGTGCTGAGAACGGCCTGCGCCATCCGCAAAATCACAGAAAAATATAATGTGCCCCTTATCATAGACGACAATTTGGAGCTGGCCCTGGCCTGTCACGCGGACGGGCTCCATGTGGGGCAGGACGATATGGAGGCATCTGAGGCCAGAAGGCTTTTGGGACCTGACCGTATACTGGGGGTTACGGCAAAAACAGTGGACCAGGCCAGAGCAGCCCAGGCAGCAGGCGCGGATTATCTGGGCAGCGGAGCCATATTCGGCACCAGTACAAAAGCAGATGCGCGGCCCATGACAATGGAGACCCTGAATGCAATCTGCGACAGTGTGGACATTCCTGTGGTGGCCATCGGAGGAATCTGCCTGGATAACATAGGGCGCCTGGCCGGCAGCCATGCAGCGGGAGCAGCCATTGTATCAGGCATATTTGGGGCGCCGAATATACGGGAGACAACAGAAAAGCTGGCAGAGGCAATGACGGAGATAGCCGGAATGCCCAGGCGGGACCTCAGGGCGGGATCAGTGTAA
- a CDS encoding anthranilate synthase component I family protein, with product MIIPACDEILSLSGEYDIIPICREIYADVVTPITLLRRIAERSSRFYLLESIEGGEKWGRYSFLGYNPVMRVTCRCGKVKIESHVSRFPSREIQTAHPMDVLREILAQYKAPRLKGQPPFTGGFVGYFAYAMIEYAEPTLHISRGGANDFDLMLFDKVIAYDHLKQKIQIVVNMKTGRTERAGRTERGNREEQERCEGRKGGEGRENRNTYSGLEYLLKEYGRACEEIQEIASLINDTTPLKRLSSPEKPSFVCSVSKEEFCDTVEKTKEYILDGDIFQAVISRQFTSSYEGSLLNAYRVLRTTNPSPYMVYMNIDQDEIISTSPETLVRLENRRLTTFPVAGSRPRGDGDEEDRRLEEELLADEKELSEHNMLVDLGRNDIGRIAEFGSVEVTEYKMIHKYSKIMHICSQVEGNIKPGLDGCSAVESLLPAGTLSGAPKIRACEIIEKLESVPRGIYGGALGYLDFTGNLDTCIAIRMAVKQAGKVTVQAGGGIVADSVPELEYEESANKAKAVIQAILQAGEVDDR from the coding sequence ATGATAATCCCAGCTTGTGATGAAATATTAAGTCTGTCAGGGGAATACGATATAATTCCCATCTGCCGCGAGATTTACGCGGATGTAGTGACGCCCATAACACTGCTCAGACGTATAGCGGAGCGGAGCAGCCGTTTTTACCTGTTGGAAAGCATAGAGGGCGGCGAAAAATGGGGACGCTACTCCTTTCTCGGATATAATCCGGTGATGCGTGTTACCTGCCGCTGCGGGAAGGTGAAGATTGAGAGCCATGTCAGCCGGTTCCCGTCCAGGGAAATACAGACAGCTCATCCCATGGATGTGCTTCGTGAGATATTGGCACAGTACAAGGCGCCCAGGCTGAAAGGACAGCCGCCCTTTACCGGTGGATTTGTAGGGTATTTTGCGTATGCAATGATTGAGTACGCAGAGCCCACCCTTCATATCAGCAGAGGCGGGGCCAATGACTTTGACCTGATGCTATTTGACAAGGTCATTGCCTATGACCACCTGAAACAGAAGATTCAGATTGTGGTTAATATGAAAACCGGCAGGACAGAGAGGGCAGGAAGGACGGAACGGGGAAACCGTGAAGAGCAGGAGCGCTGCGAAGGCCGCAAGGGTGGTGAAGGCCGGGAAAATAGGAACACCTACAGCGGTCTGGAATATTTGTTGAAGGAGTATGGAAGGGCCTGTGAGGAAATACAGGAAATTGCTTCCCTTATCAATGATACAACACCTCTTAAGAGGCTGTCCTCGCCGGAGAAACCATCCTTTGTATGCAGTGTTTCCAAAGAAGAGTTCTGCGATACGGTGGAAAAGACAAAGGAGTATATTCTGGACGGGGATATCTTCCAGGCGGTTATATCCAGGCAGTTTACCAGTTCCTATGAAGGCAGTCTGCTGAATGCCTACCGGGTTCTGAGGACTACCAACCCGTCCCCTTACATGGTTTATATGAACATAGACCAGGATGAAATCATCAGCACGTCACCGGAAACACTGGTCCGCCTTGAAAACAGGCGCCTTACTACATTTCCGGTAGCGGGTTCCCGGCCAAGGGGAGACGGGGACGAGGAGGACAGAAGGCTGGAGGAAGAACTACTGGCAGATGAAAAGGAGCTTTCCGAGCACAATATGCTGGTGGATTTGGGGAGGAATGATATTGGACGCATCGCTGAGTTCGGGTCCGTTGAGGTGACGGAGTACAAGATGATACACAAGTATTCCAAAATCATGCATATCTGTTCCCAGGTGGAAGGAAATATAAAACCCGGCCTGGACGGCTGTTCGGCGGTGGAGTCCCTGCTTCCGGCAGGCACCCTTTCAGGAGCGCCTAAGATACGGGCATGCGAGATTATAGAAAAGCTGGAGTCCGTTCCCCGCGGAATATACGGCGGAGCTCTGGGATATCTGGATTTTACCGGAAACCTGGACACATGTATCGCCATACGCATGGCGGTAAAGCAGGCAGGAAAGGTTACGGTCCAGGCCGGAGGCGGAATCGTGGCGGACAGTGTTCCGGAACTGGAATACGAGGAATCAGCAAATAAAGCCAAGGCCGTCATACAGGCCATCCTTCAGGCAGGGGAGGTAGATGACAGATGA
- a CDS encoding anthranilate synthase component II, with the protein MIVLIDNYDSFSYNLVQMIGSIEPDIQVVRNDQVTADDIENMKPSHLILSPGPGYPRDAGILEEAVMKLKGKMPILGVCLGHQGICEAFGGTIAHAKKLMHGKQSDIRLDSHIQDGRFPASEKAGNRCRLFEGLPPVIPAARYHSLSAVPESLPEELEVVALDCMEGEVMAVQHRGYPIYGLQFHPESILTPDGRRILENFLNIRTTQAM; encoded by the coding sequence ATGATAGTATTGATTGATAATTATGACAGCTTTTCCTATAACCTGGTACAGATGATTGGGAGCATTGAGCCGGATATACAGGTAGTCCGCAATGACCAGGTAACCGCAGATGACATAGAGAACATGAAGCCAAGCCACCTGATTCTGTCGCCCGGACCGGGATATCCCCGGGATGCTGGTATACTGGAGGAAGCAGTGATGAAGCTGAAGGGAAAAATGCCCATACTGGGCGTGTGTCTGGGCCATCAGGGAATATGCGAGGCATTCGGCGGAACCATTGCCCATGCAAAGAAGCTGATGCACGGCAAGCAGAGCGATATCAGGCTGGACAGTCATATACAGGACGGGAGGTTCCCCGCTTCAGAAAAAGCGGGAAACAGATGCAGGTTATTTGAAGGCCTGCCGCCCGTTATACCGGCTGCCAGATATCATTCCCTGTCGGCAGTGCCTGAGAGCCTGCCGGAGGAACTGGAAGTGGTGGCTCTGGATTGTATGGAAGGGGAGGTCATGGCAGTTCAGCACAGGGGCTATCCCATATATGGGTTGCAGTTCCATCCCGAATCCATATTGACGCCGGATGGAAGGAGGATACTGGAGAACTTCCTTAATATCCGGACGACACAGGCAATGTAA
- the trpD gene encoding anthranilate phosphoribosyltransferase gives MIQKAIHELVENKNLDFETTKEVMDEIMSGNATQAQISSFLTALRMKGETIDEITACATVMRDKAVKLSPPFPVMDIVGTGGDEVGTFNISTTSAFVAAAGGIRVAKHGNRSVSSKSGAADVLERLGAELALTAQQAETVLEDTGMCFLFAPAYHSSMKYAAPVRKEIGIRSIFNILGPLSNPAGASMQLLGVYSRDLVEPLAQVLANLGVTRGMVVCGGDGLDEATLTGPTHVCEIRYGKITAYDMTPEELGLTVCSLEELIGGTPEENAKITRNILSGSLKGPKRDVVVLNAAISLYLGIDDCTVRDCIKTAQDIIDSGAAMAKMEEFIQATKKAAGEVKAS, from the coding sequence ATGATACAGAAAGCAATCCATGAATTGGTAGAAAATAAGAATCTGGATTTTGAAACAACAAAGGAAGTTATGGATGAAATCATGAGTGGAAACGCCACCCAGGCCCAGATATCTTCCTTTCTCACAGCGCTGAGGATGAAGGGAGAGACCATTGATGAGATTACGGCCTGCGCCACTGTTATGCGTGATAAGGCGGTAAAGCTGTCTCCGCCCTTTCCGGTAATGGACATTGTGGGAACAGGAGGGGACGAGGTGGGAACCTTTAATATTTCCACCACCAGCGCATTTGTGGCTGCTGCCGGAGGCATACGGGTGGCAAAGCATGGAAACCGCAGCGTATCCAGTAAAAGCGGCGCGGCGGATGTGCTGGAAAGGCTGGGGGCAGAGCTGGCTCTGACTGCACAACAGGCTGAAACTGTCTTAGAGGACACCGGAATGTGTTTCTTGTTCGCGCCGGCATACCATTCTTCCATGAAATACGCGGCTCCTGTGAGGAAAGAAATCGGAATCAGAAGTATATTTAACATATTAGGCCCCCTGTCCAATCCGGCAGGAGCCTCCATGCAGCTGTTAGGTGTGTATAGCCGTGATTTAGTGGAACCGCTGGCTCAGGTGCTGGCTAATCTGGGAGTCACCAGGGGAATGGTGGTATGCGGGGGAGACGGACTGGATGAAGCAACACTTACCGGCCCCACCCATGTATGTGAGATTCGTTACGGGAAAATTACGGCTTACGATATGACGCCTGAGGAATTGGGCCTGACTGTATGCAGTCTGGAAGAACTCATCGGAGGCACACCTGAGGAAAATGCAAAGATAACAAGGAATATCCTGTCCGGAAGCCTGAAAGGGCCGAAGAGGGACGTGGTGGTTCTGAACGCGGCCATCAGCTTATATCTGGGAATTGATGACTGCACGGTGAGGGACTGTATCAAAACGGCTCAGGACATCATTGACTCCGGAGCAGCCATGGCTAAGATGGAAGAATTTATCCAGGCAACAAAAAAAGCGGCAGGAGAGGTGAAGGCGTCATGA
- the trpC gene encoding indole-3-glycerol phosphate synthase TrpC: protein MILDTIARSAGKRVEQRKQVKSLEQMMKAACECREREGIKGDAIKRAGIKREDGTNEVHPFKAALSKPGVSFICEVKKASPSKGLIAPDFPYVEIARQYQEAGADAVSVLTEPEFFLGADRYLEEIHREIELPLLRKDFIVDEYQIYEAKVLGASAVLLICSLMDMEKLKRYMGICGSLGLSSLVEAHTDREVAMAAEAGSDIIGINNRNLETFEVDFTNALRLRKLVDRGTIFVAESGIRTPEDIELLAENQVDAVLVGETLMRAPDKKRALRELKSRIG from the coding sequence ATGATACTGGATACCATTGCCCGGTCCGCCGGGAAACGGGTGGAGCAGCGGAAACAGGTAAAATCACTGGAACAAATGATGAAGGCAGCCTGCGAGTGCAGAGAGAGAGAAGGCATTAAGGGGGATGCCATAAAGAGGGCTGGTATTAAGAGAGAGGACGGAACAAATGAAGTACATCCCTTTAAGGCGGCGCTGTCTAAGCCGGGAGTCTCCTTTATCTGTGAGGTAAAAAAGGCTTCGCCTTCAAAGGGACTTATCGCTCCTGATTTTCCTTATGTGGAAATAGCCAGGCAGTACCAGGAAGCTGGCGCGGACGCCGTATCCGTATTGACAGAGCCTGAATTTTTTTTAGGAGCAGACCGGTATCTGGAAGAAATCCATAGAGAGATAGAGCTTCCGCTGCTGCGCAAGGATTTTATCGTGGATGAATATCAGATTTATGAGGCAAAGGTGCTGGGAGCCTCCGCTGTCCTGCTGATTTGTTCTCTTATGGATATGGAAAAGCTGAAACGGTATATGGGCATCTGCGGCAGTCTGGGCCTTAGTTCCCTGGTGGAGGCTCACACTGACCGGGAGGTGGCCATGGCGGCAGAGGCAGGATCCGATATAATTGGAATTAATAACCGCAATCTGGAGACATTTGAGGTGGACTTCACAAACGCCCTGAGGCTCAGAAAACTGGTGGACCGGGGAACCATATTTGTGGCGGAGAGCGGAATCAGGACGCCTGAGGACATAGAGCTTCTGGCGGAGAACCAGGTAGATGCGGTTCTGGTGGGAGAGACCCTGATGCGGGCACCAGATAAAAAGAGGGCTCTCAGAGAACTTAAGTCCCGGATTGGGTAG
- a CDS encoding phosphoribosylanthranilate isomerase, with protein MKTCRLKICGLSRFGDILAANDILPDYIGFVFAESSRRVTPDKAAQLRQELDKRIKAVGVFVNAPMEEIVKLSEDRGNARVIDLIQLHGDEDEAYIRQLKTHTGLPVIKAVRVRSREQILKAQELPCDYLLLDTYTKDRYGGSGTQFDWNMIPELTKPYFLAGGIHLGNIRQAVSHGPYCIDVSSAVETGGRKDRRKMEEMAQVLR; from the coding sequence ATGAAAACATGCAGGCTTAAGATTTGTGGTCTGAGCCGGTTTGGAGATATACTGGCGGCCAATGACATTCTGCCGGACTATATCGGCTTTGTATTTGCCGAGAGCAGCCGCAGGGTTACGCCTGATAAGGCTGCCCAGTTAAGGCAGGAGCTGGATAAAAGAATCAAGGCAGTGGGTGTATTTGTCAATGCGCCCATGGAGGAGATAGTGAAGCTGTCAGAGGACCGGGGAAACGCAAGGGTGATTGACCTGATACAGCTCCACGGAGATGAGGATGAAGCTTACATAAGACAACTGAAAACACACACCGGCCTGCCGGTTATCAAGGCGGTACGGGTCAGAAGCAGGGAACAGATTTTAAAGGCCCAGGAGCTGCCCTGTGATTACCTGCTTCTGGACACCTATACAAAGGACAGGTACGGAGGCAGCGGCACCCAGTTTGACTGGAACATGATACCAGAGCTTACGAAACCCTATTTTCTGGCAGGCGGTATACATCTGGGCAACATAAGACAGGCGGTATCCCATGGCCCCTACTGCATTGATGTCAGCAGCGCGGTGGAAACAGGGGGCAGGAAGGACAGAAGGAAGATGGAGGAAATGGCCCAGGTCCTGCGGTGA
- the trpB gene encoding tryptophan synthase subunit beta — translation MSRGRFGIHGGQFIPETLMSAVTELEEAYEYYKKDPRFTAELKYLLEEYTGRPSRLYYAEKMTKDLGGARIYLKREDLNHTGSHKINNALGQVLLAKKMGKTRVIAETGAGQHGVATATAAALLGLECEVYMGKEDTDRQALNVYRMELLGAKVHPVTSGTQTLKDAVNETLREWTNRISDTHYVIGSVMGPHPFPMMVRDFQSVIGREIREQLMEKEGKLPDMVIACVGGGSNAMGAFYEFIEEKDVKLVGCEAAGLGVETEQTAATIATGRLGIFHGMKSYFCQDEYGQIAPVYSISAGLDYPGIGPEHAQLHDSGRAVYVPVTDDEAVDSFEYLSRMEGIIPAVESAHAVAYARKVAGSMGKDQIIVINLSGRGDKDVAAIARYKGVELYE, via the coding sequence ATGTCAAGAGGAAGATTTGGAATCCATGGCGGTCAGTTCATACCGGAAACACTGATGAGCGCTGTCACGGAGCTGGAAGAAGCATATGAGTATTATAAAAAGGATCCCCGGTTTACGGCTGAGTTAAAGTATCTGCTGGAGGAATACACAGGCCGTCCGTCACGTCTCTATTATGCGGAGAAGATGACAAAGGACCTGGGCGGAGCCAGGATTTACCTGAAAAGAGAGGACTTAAACCACACCGGATCCCACAAAATCAATAACGCTCTGGGGCAGGTCCTTCTGGCTAAGAAGATGGGAAAGACCAGGGTGATTGCCGAGACAGGGGCCGGACAGCACGGCGTGGCAACTGCCACCGCGGCAGCCCTTTTGGGACTGGAATGCGAGGTCTACATGGGAAAGGAGGATACGGACCGCCAGGCACTCAATGTATACCGTATGGAACTGTTAGGGGCCAAGGTACATCCGGTGACCAGCGGAACACAGACATTAAAGGATGCTGTCAATGAGACGCTCAGGGAGTGGACGAACCGCATCTCCGACACACATTATGTCATAGGTTCTGTCATGGGACCCCATCCCTTCCCCATGATGGTAAGGGATTTCCAGAGTGTTATCGGCAGGGAAATAAGAGAGCAGCTTATGGAGAAGGAGGGAAAGCTTCCTGATATGGTTATAGCCTGTGTGGGCGGCGGAAGCAATGCAATGGGAGCTTTCTATGAATTCATAGAAGAAAAGGACGTGAAGCTGGTAGGCTGTGAGGCAGCGGGACTGGGTGTGGAGACAGAGCAGACCGCGGCTACCATAGCAACGGGCCGGCTGGGGATTTTCCACGGCATGAAATCTTACTTCTGCCAGGATGAATATGGACAGATTGCACCGGTGTATTCCATCTCAGCGGGTTTGGATTATCCGGGCATCGGGCCGGAGCACGCGCAGCTGCATGACAGCGGCAGGGCAGTGTATGTGCCTGTGACAGACGATGAGGCGGTGGATTCCTTTGAATATCTGTCACGTATGGAAGGAATCATTCCGGCAGTGGAGAGCGCCCATGCGGTGGCCTATGCCAGGAAGGTGGCTGGCTCCATGGGTAAAGACCAGATTATTGTTATCAATCTTTCCGGCAGGGGAGACAAGGATGTGGCGGCTATTGCCAGATATAAGGGGGTAGAACTCTATGAATAG